In Candidatus Methanomethylophilus alvi Mx1201, a genomic segment contains:
- a CDS encoding TIGR04190 family B12-binding domain/radical SAM domain protein, translated as MFLHAPSVYDFRKKPIFYGPVSDVIPSSPVFEMYPMGFMTISTYLQMAGFKTRIVNIAGLMLADEKFDAEERIRKLDADVYFIDLHWMPHAHGALELAKIVKRHHPNARTEFGGFTSSYFYDELIRRPEVDLVMRGDTTEIPTVKMMEALSKGEDLSSVPNLVWKDAGGKVHDNGLTYVQEDLDNIVFDYGVMIKNVMRTMDVTGSLPWYGWDKVPLTSVFTVRGCTVNCAECGGSNSANKRVCCRSHPAFRSPEKLAEDMEGISNYMKAPIFIVGDIRQAGQGYCDRFLKAAKERRIDNHVVVELFNGASAEHFSNIDRTFEGGWSIEFSPDSFDESVRLALGKGYTNEAIEKTLPNAFRNGCSRFDLFFMTGLPQQTRESAMQTAADAKHLWDIVDKDDGLFIYDSPFAPFVDPGSRAFEEPEKWGYKLRARTLEDHRRLLDSPSWKHVLSYETVWMDRDQIADTSYDAAIVLTNAERDSGRIDDAAADERNDRTEVARGIMYRIDDILRIEDPEERDSKLWDIKEEGVRMMNNTITDKNDLDWTSGSIWRNVPRIGAGLIKSLIHGRH; from the coding sequence GTGTTCCTGCACGCCCCCAGCGTCTATGATTTCAGGAAGAAGCCCATATTCTACGGTCCCGTGAGCGACGTCATACCCTCGTCCCCCGTGTTCGAGATGTACCCCATGGGGTTCATGACCATCTCCACATACCTGCAGATGGCCGGATTCAAGACCAGGATCGTCAACATCGCCGGTCTTATGCTGGCCGATGAGAAGTTCGACGCGGAGGAGAGGATACGGAAGCTCGACGCCGACGTATACTTCATCGACCTCCATTGGATGCCCCATGCGCATGGGGCCCTGGAGTTGGCCAAGATAGTGAAGAGACACCATCCGAACGCCAGGACGGAGTTCGGGGGATTCACTTCATCGTACTTCTATGACGAGCTGATACGCCGTCCGGAGGTGGACCTCGTCATGAGGGGGGATACCACGGAGATCCCCACGGTGAAGATGATGGAGGCCCTGTCCAAGGGAGAGGACCTTTCATCCGTCCCGAATCTCGTATGGAAGGATGCCGGGGGCAAGGTCCACGACAACGGTCTGACATACGTCCAAGAGGATCTCGACAACATAGTGTTCGACTACGGCGTCATGATCAAGAACGTCATGCGCACCATGGACGTGACGGGATCGCTTCCATGGTACGGCTGGGACAAGGTCCCTCTCACTTCGGTCTTCACCGTGAGGGGATGTACCGTCAACTGTGCCGAATGCGGAGGTTCGAACTCCGCCAACAAAAGGGTGTGTTGCAGAAGCCATCCCGCCTTCAGGAGCCCCGAGAAGCTCGCCGAGGACATGGAGGGCATATCCAACTACATGAAGGCCCCGATCTTCATCGTAGGGGACATAAGGCAGGCGGGACAGGGCTATTGCGACAGGTTCCTGAAGGCAGCCAAGGAGAGGCGTATAGACAATCACGTGGTGGTGGAGTTATTCAATGGTGCCAGCGCCGAACATTTCTCGAACATAGACCGTACGTTCGAAGGAGGTTGGTCCATCGAGTTCTCTCCGGACTCGTTCGATGAATCCGTCCGTCTGGCACTTGGCAAGGGATATACTAACGAGGCCATAGAGAAGACCCTGCCCAACGCTTTCAGGAACGGGTGCAGCCGCTTCGACCTCTTCTTCATGACGGGGCTCCCCCAGCAGACCCGCGAGTCGGCCATGCAGACGGCGGCCGATGCCAAGCACCTCTGGGACATCGTCGATAAGGACGACGGGTTGTTCATCTACGACTCTCCTTTCGCCCCGTTCGTGGATCCCGGGAGCAGGGCTTTCGAGGAGCCGGAGAAGTGGGGATACAAGCTCCGTGCGAGGACCTTGGAGGACCACAGGAGGCTGTTGGACAGTCCCTCTTGGAAACACGTCCTATCCTATGAGACCGTCTGGATGGACCGTGACCAGATTGCAGACACCTCGTACGATGCGGCCATCGTCCTTACGAATGCGGAACGTGATTCGGGGCGCATCGACGATGCGGCCGCAGATGAAAGGAACGATCGGACGGAGGTCGCCCGCGGGATCATGTATCGCATAGACGACATCCTGAGGATCGAGGACCCGGAGGAAAGGGATTCCAAGCTCTGGGACATCAAAGAGGAAGGGGTCAGGATGATGAACAACACCATCACCGACAAAAACGACCTGGATTGGACATCCGGTTCCATCTGGAGGAACGTCCCGAGGATCGGAGCAGGCCTCATAAAGAGTCTCATACACGGCAGGCATTAA